The DNA segment GTATGAGGGAAGATCAATTGAGCAGAAAAAAAAGTTGGTCGTGGCCATGACCGACGCCGTGGTGAAGTCTTTGGATGCCAAACCCGAGGCCGTACGTATCATTCTGCATGATATTCCCAAACACAACATTGCGGTAGCGGGTGTCTTAGCCTCGGAAAAGAAAGAGTAGACGCGGTTCAAATCTGCCCCCAGCCATCTTTTTTCTTATAATAGGCCACGAGGTGGGCTAACGCCTGCGCGGCGAGGGGTAGGGAAGGATAAGCCGGGATCCCCGCCTGGCAGAATCGTTGGCGCATTTTTGCGGCTTCGGTGGCCAGGAAAGTGTCTTCCCCGCTTCCATCCACTATGACCACCAGAGGTTTGCGCAGTCGGTTTCTTTTCAGGTACTCGATGACTGCCGGGGTTCGATCTTTCTCTTCCGTTGCATAGGTCATCCGCGGAATCAACCGGTCCAGGATGATCATGTCGAGGCTGGGGTCGGCAAAAACCACCTCCAGGATTTTCGCCATGAAGTCCGGATCATGAAAAGACCTCCAGGCGTCCACGGGATTACGGGCAAATGAACCGACAGCAGGAACTAAGGCGGTCAATTTTTCCCGAGTTTCCCCCATCAAAGGCGGTACCTGCAGGCCGGTGCGGATGCAAATGTCGGCATAATAAACACTGTTCCCTCCCCCTCCGCCCAGGATGAACAAGCGCCGTCCTTTGGCGGGAGGAAGGTAGAGGAAAGCCATCGCTGTACCAACGACCTCTTCCAGAGAGCGAGCCCGGGTAATCCCCGCTTGCCGCAGGCCGTTTTCCCAAATTTTATCTTCTCCCGCAAGCGTTCCGGTGTGCGAAGCCACAGCTCCTGCTCCGGAGGGAGTTTCACCCCCTTTCCAAAGCACCAAGGGCTTCTCGGCATTGATGCGCCGGGCCAGGTTCAAAAATCGCCGCCCATCACGGACGCTCTCCAAGTAGAGGCCGATAACTTTTGTTTCCGGGTCCTCGGCCAGGTATTCCAGATAATCCGTACTGTCCAGGACCGCAGCATTTCCAAAACTGAC comes from the Deltaproteobacteria bacterium genome and includes:
- a CDS encoding CoA-binding protein, whose protein sequence is MTKRMEAERRKIFGKIFFPESLAIVGISRTYSGLGGQFFLKNLQRAGYPGRIYLIHPTAREINGLPVYPNLAALPEAVDLAIVCVPAKLIPSVLEECRRKGIHNLHILTSGFKELGTLEGSHLEREIQRVALKGKLNIIGPNCMGPYVPASRLMLWGQIPANPGFLAFLSQSGTLTQRVTEHAHFTGMGLSKAVSFGNAAVLDSTDYLEYLAEDPETKVIGLYLESVRDGRRFLNLARRINAEKPLVLWKGGETPSGAGAVASHTGTLAGEDKIWENGLRQAGITRARSLEEVVGTAMAFLYLPPAKGRRLFILGGGGGNSVYYADICIRTGLQVPPLMGETREKLTALVPAVGSFARNPVDAWRSFHDPDFMAKILEVVFADPSLDMIILDRLIPRMTYATEEKDRTPAVIEYLKRNRLRKPLVVIVDGSGEDTFLATEAAKMRQRFCQAGIPAYPSLPLAAQALAHLVAYYKKKDGWGQI